The following proteins are co-located in the Saccharomycodes ludwigii strain NBRC 1722 chromosome V, whole genome shotgun sequence genome:
- a CDS encoding uncharacterized protein (similar to Saccharomyces cerevisiae YKL104C | GFA1 | Glutamine:Fructose-6-phosphate Amidotransferase (paralog of YMR085W | putative protein of unknown function)) has translation MVEKSRGEVIDTLVEGLQRLEYRGYDSTGIAVDGDEPGKTLIIKQIGKVAALKKEIERVNPDRTIPLVNHVGIAHTRWATHGEPSKVNCHPQRSDPENHFVVVHNGIITNFRELKTLLTQKGYTFESDTDTECIAKLFKHLYDSNLKDGYELDFNELTKQVLMELEGSYGLLCRSSNYPGEVIATRKGSPLLIGVKSDRKLKVDFVDVEFPDNDGKVPEEPIPSKTIGTSSLASNHVNDTERNLFTPLAVNETALRYSQSRAFLSEDDIPIPIEFFISSDAASVIKHTKKVLFLEDDDIAHIYDGELHIHRSRREIGENATRPIQTLEMELAQIMKGPYKHFMQKEIFEQPESTFNTMRGRIDFVNNTVKLGGLHSWIPTIRRARRLIMIACGTSYHSCLATRAMFEELSELPVSVELASDFLDRKTPVFRDDVCVFVSQSGETADTMLALNYCLERGALSVGIVNTVGSSISRVTHCGVHINAGPEIGVASTKAYTSQYIALVMFALSLSDDRISVIDRRTEIIQGLKKIPEQIREVLKLEETIKRLSSDELADQKSLLILGRGYQFASALEGALKIKEISYMHSEGVLAGELKHGVLALVDENLPIIAFGTRDSLFPKVVSSIEQVTARKGKPIIICNKNDDVWNKKKQSIKGLVTLEVPQTVDCLQGLINIIPLQLMSYWLAVNKGYDVDFPRNLAKSVTVE, from the coding sequence ATGGTTGAAAAATCAAGAGGTGAAGTTATTGATACCTTAGTAGAAGGACTACAAAGATTAGAATACAGAGGTTATGATTCTACGGGCATTGCCGTTGATGGTGATGAGCCAGGTAAAactttaattattaaacaGATTGGTAAAGTTGCTGCcttgaaaaaggaaattgaAAGAGTTAACCCAGATAGAACCATTCCATTAGTTAACCATGTGGGTATTGCTCACACTAGATGGGCTACACATGGTGAGCCATCTAAAGTTAATTGCCATCCTCAAAGAAGTGATCCAGAAAatcattttgttgttgttcacAATGGTATTATTACCAATTTCAGAGAattgaaaactttattGACACAAAAAGGTTACACTTTTGAAAGTGATACTGATACCGAATGTATTGCTAAGCTATTCAAGCATTTGTACGATTCCAATTTAAAGGATGGTTATGAGTTAGACTTTAACGAATTAACTAAACAGGTTTTAATGGAACTAGAAGGTTCTTATGGGTTATTATGTAGATCTTCAAACTATCCTGGCGAGGTGATTGCCACCAGAAAGGGCTCCCCATTATTGATTGGTGTCAAATCAGacagaaaattaaaagtcGATTTTGTGGATGTCGAGTTTCCCGACAATGATGGTAAAGTTCCCGAAGAACCAATTCCTTCCAAAACCATCGGAACTTCTTCTCTGGCCTCCAATCATGTTAACGACACCGAAAGAAATTTATTCACTCCATTAGCCGTTAACGAAACCGCTTTAAGATATTCCCAGTCAAGAGCTTTCTTGTCCGAGGACGATATTCCAATTcctattgaattttttatttcatcaGATGCTGCTTCTGTAATCAAGCATACAaagaaagttttatttttagaggACGACGATATCGCTCATATTTACGATGGGGAACTACATATTCATAGATCAAGAAGAGAAATTGGAGAAAACGCAACAAGACCAATCCAAACACTAGAAATGGAATTAGCCCAAATTATGAAGGGTCCATATAAACATTTCATGCAAAAGGAAATTTTTGAACAACCTGAAAGTACCTTCAATACAATGAGAGGTAGAATAGATTTTGTCAACAACACAGTTAAATTAGGCGGACTCCATTCATGGATTCCAACGATTAGGAGAGCCAGAagattaataatgatagcCTGTGGTACTTCTTATCATTCATGTCTCGCAACTAGAGCCATGTTTGAAGAGTTGTCTGAACTACCAGTTAGTGTAGAATTGGCCAGTGACTTCTTGGATAGAAAGACGCCCGTTTTTAGAGATGATGTCTGTGTGTTTGTTTCCCAATCAGGTGAAACAGCTGATACCATGTTGGCACTAAACTATTGTTTAGAAAGAGGGGCTTTGTCTGTTGGTATTGTAAACACTGTTGGTTCCTCGATCTCTCGTGTCACCCACTGCGGTGTTCACATTAATGCGGGACCAGAAATTGGTGTTGCTTCTACAAAGGCTTACACTTCACAATATATTGCGCTAGTTATGTTTGCTTTATCTTTAAGCGATGATAGAATATCTGTTATTGATAGAAGGACCGAGATCATCCAAgggttgaaaaaaattccaGAACAGATTAGAGAAGTTTTAAAGCTAGAAGAAACAATTAAACGCCTAAGTAGCGATGAGTTGGCTGATCAAAAATctttattgattttggGTAGAGGGTATCAATTTGCTAGTGCTTTAGAAGGTGCCTTGAAAATCAAGGAAATCTCGTATATGCATAGCGAGGGGGTTTTAGCTGGTGAATTGAAGCATGGTGTTTTGGCTTTGGTAGATGAAAATTTACCAATTATAGCATTTGGCACAAGAGATTCTTTATTTCCCAAAGTTGTATCATCGATTGAACAAGTTACAGCCAGAAAGGGGAAAccaattattatatgtaaTAAGAACGACGATGtttggaataaaaaaaaacaaagtaTAAAAGGATTGGTTACGTTGGAAGTTCCGCAGACTGTTGATTGTTTGCAAGgattaataaatatcattCCCTTACAATTGATGTCGTATTGGTTGGCAGTTAATAAAGGTTACGATGTTGATTTCCCAAGAAACTTGGCTAAATCTGTGACGGTTGAATGA
- the SOP4 gene encoding Sop4p (similar to Saccharomyces cerevisiae YJL192C | SOP4 | Suppressor Of Pma1-7), whose protein sequence is MIIRLIICLLTLCIQITHSLSNTVDIKGKLDLHPREITHKDVIQTEFKLIQTFNYHNTSTNTHNKIYSSSCNLINSNGDFEFQNVPLDLNNNYTYYVLYAKSMAYNLKPNRILIQIENYGGANDTAVIRAFANNFGREYFPSPDILYPEKLPEINPYIIIKPISSAPFREYIQLRKLGFLQSGPLASIFESKWKTALAIGAISMFLVPFILEKLDPETAKAIKEERMRKQREKYNIPEQ, encoded by the coding sequence atgataatcagattaataatttgtttattaacaCTTTGTATCCAAATAACACACTCTCTATCAAACACAGTTGATATTAAGGGTAAATTGGATTTACATCCACGAGAAATCACACATAAAGATGTTATTCAAACAGAATTCAAATTGATACAAACTTTTAACTATCACAACACTTCAACAAACActcataataaaatttattcgTCAAGTTGTAACttaataaattcaaatgGTGACTTTGAATTCCAGAATGTTCCATTAgatttgaataataattacaCTTACTACGTGCTATACGCCAAATCTATGGCTTATAATCTCAAACCAAACAGAATATTAAttcaaattgaaaattatgGAGGTGCTAATGACACTGCTGTTATTAGAGCATTTGCTAATAATTTTGGTAGGGAGTATTTTCCCTCTCCAGATATTCTTTATCCAGAAAAATTACCAGAAATAAATCCatatatcattattaaacCGATAAGTTCTGCTCCATTTAGAGAATATATTCAACTAAGAAAACTAGGCTTTTTACAATCTGGTCCATTAGCTTCTATTTTTGAGTCTAAATGGAAAACAGCCTTAGCAATTGGTGCTATAAGTATGTTTTTGGTACCatttattttagaaaaattagatCCTGAAACCGCTAAGGCcattaaagaagaaagaatg